CAGAGCAATGGAGTTCAGCCGAAAGGCATTCATTCGGTCAAAATTATTGGTTGGGGAGTGCATAATGGTCTAAAATATTGGTTGATTGCTAATTCTTGGAACATTGACTGGGGAGACGAAGGTATGTGCTGCGGTTTGTTAAAATTCAGCAATTAAAACTCGTAAATTAGTAAAATTTAGGATATGTGCGTTTCCTTCGTGGAGTTAACCACTGTGGAATCGAAACATCAGTCGTGACAGGACTTATGAGAGTGCGAAACAATAACTAGTCTTTTCCCCTCAATTTCAAATAAAGTCTTCGCCACCTTGTAATTGTTCACGTATCTCTTTGCGGTCGCAATGCCCtagtggataaaggataaaggataaggtttctggcattaatcaatccgcttgggatgcgcccgcacgttcacttcaattcagaatcgtttgaggtttacgaacgtgtaactggcccatacaatcacttgcggtggctagacgatttgtcaagtcagtgtttttatcctcccagacaagtctggtaccaatttatcgaccccgatgggatgaaaggcttggtgagcactggggcggattcgaacttccgatcgatcgtgcaggcaacggaacctctaaccgctacactgcaCCTGGTGCAGTTTTCTATTCTCCATTTTCCATAAAATGATGAGTGTTCGATAAGTGAGATGGTATATCATGCAAAATCTCTGCAAGAATTTCCTCCGTATTAAAATTTCggaactattattatttacagcTCTGTTTCAAAAGCTTATTATTCagggaatttcaaaaaaatagccCGCCTTTCCAAACAGTTGTCACTAATATTTCACTCATCTCATGAAATGTGGTGCTGTAAATAAGACAAATATTGTGTGTTCCCTTAGAAACAACTGATATGTCGATATGTCGCATTCCATTGAAGGAAAAGGATGTTATCTATCATAAAACAAACAACGTTCAAAAACATCTCAGCTGTCAGATGTCTTCCTAAAGCTATAGCTTACAGAAAAACATTGTTCAAAACTGACTAAAGGACAAATTGTGTAGAAGCCACGGAGCACAAATTTTCAAGTGTGCACGAAATGTCCAGAACCCTATAAGGActaaaaaccgaaaaaaaacgaaaacccAACGAGTTAGTAACAGTAttgataggttttttttcttcttatagcttttccttctcttttcgtgtaattataataacaaataattcaaattaatGCATAATTGCACAATTCAAATTATCTCCCAGACCTAGAAATGGGAAAATCCGTTCAGATATTGGACGGGTTTCGTAAATTTTAGGTTGTGGATGACATGTTATATTATAGACGGATACAATTTTACAaacacaaattttcttcaaatttattataattctGTCGGGAGGTCTCTTCTGTTTAAATAGTTTGATTTTGATATCTTCACAGTACCTTCCGCGTTATTGTGTATGAACACAGATTCCGCTACAAACACGACTATGAAGAAGTCTTATTCATGtgaattaaaggaaaaaaagtagagattCAATTCTTGGAAGCTTAAATCGCAGAAGACTCTCTTGGCAGTGAaacaaacgaaataaaaataacaaaaacgaaGTTCTTCTCAGGACTAACCGTGCACAATTAAGCGAGGATTTAGACAAAGAAACCACCAAGAAgaaacaaggagaaaaagcaGCTCCGAACACTTTTGTGCACGCCACTCACGCCACAATGATTAACTATACGGATCGGAACTACACGTGTGACACTTCGTTCTTCCTTCATTGCCTTTATTGCCGCACGTATCCACGTATCGCATTAGGCTCAtaagcaagaaaaattttgttgcaAACAGTCAAGCAAGTATGGTGTGAGGACTTCTCGTATGTCggttttattcatatttcacgtAATCATCAGTTATATGCCCAGCATACTGTAGAGCAGAAGACAGTTAAGCTATCAAATTGGGCAGATAAGGGGAAAGAACGGAATTCCTTCCTGGATTGTAGACAGCTCTCAAAACAATGAGTTGAGTGGTAATGGTGGTATAGTTAGAGAGCCGTGAAATCTTTAAAAGATAGTCGCCTTTCTTAACAAAAAGGTATTATGCTTCTACAGACCTCGTAGAACTGATGTCTGTGGTGTGAATACTATAGACTGGACACATAAGGCAGAGACGAAAGAAATTACTGAGACACTTTTCCAACTAAAGCACGTAATCTTTTCAATGCATTGTTACAGTAGCATTGTCACAGGTACTGTGGTTCTCAGTATGCGGAGGATTTATGCTCTGTTTTCCGTTGTCCTCTTCAGTTCCCTGGGAACCAACTGAGAACTCACTTTCATTGTGAAACCGTACCATGTTTCTACCTGCAGGGTCTGTCTTgtacaaattttcttccacagATGCTTCATGTCCACCATTCACAAGATAAACTTTTGAGGGAtatattaaaggataaataataaacttttaaagttttcggcgttaatcaatccgcttgggttgcgtccccacgttcacttcaatttagaatcgttttgaggtttatgaacgtgtaactggcccatacaatcacttgcggtggctaggcgatgtgtcaagtcagtgtttttatcctcccagacaagtctggtaccaatttatcgaccccggagggataaaaggcttggtgggcactagggcggactcgaacctccaattaatcgtgcaggaagcggaacctctaaccgctacactgcaCCAGCCCTGGGGATGTGTTATACACGAAAAAGGTGGTGCCCCTTCCACTGATATATCAGCGAACGACTATACCTCAGAGTTTAATCAGCTTCTGTTcgctaatttatttctgagtCCAGCACACTTGTGGAAGAGATGGTTCTAAGTAATTTAACAGTTCAGAAGGTTCTAGAATTCAATTCACTAGGATCACACTAAGCACATTTGTCATATTATGAGGGCATGTGCAGTGaaacggttagaggttccgcttcctacatgatcgatcggaggtttgaatccgccctaatgctcaccaagcatttcatcccgataaaaaactgacttggcacatcggctagccacctcaagtcattgtttgggCCAGTtaaacgttcgtaaacctcaaaacgattctgaactgaagtgaacgtggtggcgggccccaagcgaattgattaacgccagacacttcatcctttattcaCTTTAACTTCCCAAACAAGCTTTTAAAACCTTCATCGATCAACCGAATCAGATCCAACAAACGGACAATCTCGAAATCATAATAGTGATGTCGAATACCTACGGATCCTTCTGCGGAGAGAAATTTGGAATGTCAGTAGGCTTGCATATGGAAAACAACGAACAACGCTGACAGAACCGACTCGACGAGCAGTATTCAGTTAGGCATTCAGTATTCAGGATGCCTAATCGTTTGAAATAATGAGTAAGgtagtagaaaagaaatagaatcgGCTCTGCGTGAAAACTGACACAAATATCCACTCTTCCACTCCACCGGCAGAAGGGATCAACTTCGACGTtagatgaaaaaattcatCGATGAGGTGCCTACCCAGATTCGATCATTCCGTTATTATCTTTGCTAGATAATAATCTGTTTGCATATCAGGGAATTTATTTGATAAAAccataaataaaaaaccaGTGCGTTAAGCCAAACGTTTAAAACTACTCGTTCATTCCTCTTCACGACCTCCTCGAAACTCAACACTTACGAGAATTATAAATGCTGGCTTTACCATAGTTTCCTTGTGAATATgttcggaaattttttttagaatcttcTGTATGTAGCCTTCTCTCAATTCAATTTACTACAGGAAAAAGTTCACAATATGTGACAAAATATCATTAAGTCCTCATTATTTCACATTCGCTTCTTGAGTTCCGCTATATCTGGATGATaacttttcacaaaaatcaataccaaaaattgaaaaaagaaaatatggttTGAATCTGAACCATATAAAAAACATTTAGATGTTGACGTTCGTTGTGCTGTTACTTGTCGCTGGTGCAGTGAAGTCACTAACAGTGAGTAAGACGTTCTTTTCgcgtaaatttcaaaaaatcgtccacttttgaaaaatcgatGGACATTAAGAGGAGTACTTGGCCCAACCAGTGCCCAACCAATTACACGTGTGACACTTCGTTCTTCAGAGACTTATTTAATCGCTGCACGTATCTAAGTCAGCACTGGGCTCAGAAGTAAGAGAAATCTTGCAGTAAACAATTAAGTATGGTGTGAACACTTCTCATAAAtcgtttttattcatatttcacgAAATCATCAGTTATATGCCCAGCATACTGTAGAGCAGAAGACAGTTAAGCTGTCAAATTGGTCGGGTAAggtgaaaaagaaacggatTTTCGTATTGGATAGTTTTTAGCTCACAAAGTAATGAATTAAGTGGAAATAGTCGGAGAGGATGTTGCGAAATCTTTTAAAGGTTTTtgccattttcaaaaaaaagactatcACTCTTCTAGAACCCTCGTAGAACTGATGAGTGCAGTGTGGATACGGTAGACTGGACATTGCAAAAATAGGACAGTTTGAAGCGGACCTCGAATACAATGAGTTTTGCACTCAATGCGAGCCAATCTCTACCTCAaactaatttcatttcttaccGAGCCTACAGAGTAGATGCGTctctgttttgaaaaataaggcAGAATGAAGCTATACacatgtgaaaatatatgaagaTACAGTtgtacatatacacatatggCGGGGACGAAAGAAGTTACTGAGGGACTTTTCCAACTAAAGCACGTAATCTTTTCAACACAATAGCATTGTCACAGGTGCAGTGGTCTTCAGTATACGGAGGATGAATGCGAGCGGCTCCAAAAATCAACAACGAGTTGTCGTCGCACTCCTTTACGTCGACGTGATTGGTTCTCAGCCAAGACAGAAGACGTTCGCGACTAAATcccagtttttcttccaacaaATTATGCATTCATCTATTCTACCAGCTCTAATATTTTCAATACGATATAATAAAGGGTTTCGATCAAACCTAAATGAGTACTATAAATCTCTAACTAATGACTGAGCCTGAAATGGATTCGAATTAGACTGTTGAGGTATTGTCAAACCTTTGTTTGAGCTCGTCGACATCAAAATCGTCTACTTTCCTCATCCCAAACATGTGGGCCATCATGTCCGAGAGCTCAACACTGTGCTGCTGACAGTACGGCGATGATTCTTCCAACAATTGAACAGATGTGTACCCTTCGCGCGGAATCCAAGAAAGCTGCCAGGGCTCTGCAAAATCCTTTCTGACAaattaaaacagaaattttaaagttttctcactaaaaaataaatgactaCTCTCTATCTGAACTCGAACATTCGTCTCCACTATCTTTTATATCAAACTTTTTGCCGTCTGTTTATTGGCTTCAAAAAGCGATAAACAGTTTATGTAGTGGGACGCTTTTGACACAGTTACAAGGTTGACTAGAAAAGAAGATCTGCAGGAGTCCTCAAGTTTCTGATTGCATTGAAGCACTAAGAAAATTGTTCCTGTCAACAGTTCAGTCCTTCAATTCGTGAACCTCTGACGACGACGATTTATTGGTACTATCATTTGGGATACTTGAACATCAAGTGTCGAAAATCCAAAATAGAAAGCATGAGGAACAATGAGACTTCAATTATGTTTGTATATTAGATTTATTGGCAAAACTGTAGCGTCATGTAGTTTATACGTTCATTTTTCCTCCCCAGTTCCTCGAAAATCAACTGAGAACTCACTTTCATTATGAAACTGCAGTACCACTATGCTTCCAGTTACAGGGTCTACCGTGTACAAATTGCCTTCCACAGATCGTTCACGTCCACCATTCACAAGCTGAACTTTTACGGGATGTGCTATCCATGAAAAAGGTGGTGCCCCTTCCATTGATCGATCAACGAACGAAAAGACGTCAGCTTTTATAATCAGCCTCTGCTTGCTATTTTATTTCCGAGTCGAGTACGCCTGAGCAATGGATGGTTCCAAGAAATTCAACAGTTTAGATTTTGAAATTCAATTGAAAGAGAAGCATAAAATGGAGAAAGCATTAATCCACAAAACACATTGATCATATCATGAGGTTTATTTACAGACACAATGCCCAACCAATATCGAAAAGATTAACAACGTTTCGGCAAGATTAtgtacagaaagaaaaaatccaaaaataagtgaatgacTCCGAGTTATTTGAACTTATTTACTTGATAACGGGTGTGCTTTAACATGCgctccaataaaaaaaattagtgagcCATACGATTCTCTTGTTGGATTTGTTGGATTAGCGCCAAGTCTTCCGGTGATGGCTCATAGATACGACCAAGAATGACCTGAGATCAATGGTTTCGAAATGGAAATGCATTCTGTCCAGAATTACAGTGCTTAATGTATGCAACAGTACcaatcgaaaaaaatgcatctTTAGCATGTCTCACCTTATCTTTGAACAACTTGGCCAACAGCAGATAGTTGGCAAACATTAACAGAACTAAGGTGACAATATGTTGCCAGTCAGTTGTCAATACGAGCATCCAAAACTGGGCCACTATTAGAGCCCCTTCGAATATGCACATTCCATTGATAAGGGTGCACGGTCGTCCGCAAAACATCTGGAATCCCTCTAATTTCATTAAAACTACAGAAAACAGAGACTTGTGCAAGAATATGGTTGGTGTTCACAGTTAATGTAGTGTAAAAGGAATTTACGAGTAGCATATAAAAGAGCGACACATACATAGAATTTGTCATGTTCCGGACATCCAGGTTCTGCTGCTACTGTCTTCAACGACGGCGATCCGCGTGCCCTAAAACAGCGTCCGTCGGGCATTTGGACTGCCTCTCCTTCAGTATAGAGGCACTGCGCAACCCAAGGTGAAGGTGCCCAActaaaacaccaaaaaagtaaaaatagatCCAAATGAGGTCCTTTCACCAGTTTTAAATCATTTCTATAGCGGCAATGCGctttaacttcaaaaaaaaggaacgagaACACTTCACTTAAGGTTTTAGTTCTGTTTCGTTCTGTATGTGTGCAGGTATGTACTCTTATGTACGTTAGATAACTCACTTCGCCTGGCCAGTTTGACCAACCTTAGGTCCTTCGATTTGATCCCATGTTCCCAGGTGAACAGCACTTCTGAAATGATGATGTgccatcatttatttttaaaaaaaaggacaatatACGTATcaaaaaaacttccagaaacaatAATACAAAGTCCAGTCGTATTGAATACATCTATTCACGACTCAACGGTCCCACTCAACTTTTACCCTTGCTCCAGCAAGGGTCCGCAAAAATTGGTCACTGGGTCTTATGAAAGGCCCTGTAGTAATATCAAGGTTTCAACTACGGTGCCCCCTCTCCAGTGCAGCCTGGACAGCGCGCCGTACAATGTGTTGGATTCGACTGGGGTTGTCTCTCTCCATAGAGCGCACTGGAAGTGAGAGCGTGTGGCTTTCTCAGCCAGTCTTTCGATGCTAGCACCACTATCTATTCTGCCAACGTTGCCTACTTCAAATTCTACTTCTCAAAACTTCAAAGACTGTGCACCTTATT
The Necator americanus strain Aroian chromosome I, whole genome shotgun sequence genome window above contains:
- a CDS encoding hypothetical protein (NECATOR_CHRI.G3801.T2), which produces MEGAPPFSWIAHPVKVQLVNGGRERSVEGNLYTVDPVTGSIVVLQFHNEKPWQLSWIPREGYTSVQLLEESSPYCQQHSVELSDMMAHMFGMRKVDDFDVDELKQSRERLLSWLRTNHVDVKECDDNSLLIFGAARIHPPYTEDHCTCDNAIVLKRLRALVGKVPQ
- a CDS encoding hypothetical protein (NECATOR_CHRI.G3801.T1): MEGAPPFSWIAHPVKVQLVNGGRERSVEGNLYTVDPVTGSIVVLQFHNEKPWQLSWIPREGYTSVQLLEESSPYCQQHSVELSDMMAHMFGMRKVDDFDVDELKQRFDRNPLLYRIENIRAGRIDECIICWKKNWDLVANVFCLG